A genomic region of bacterium contains the following coding sequences:
- a CDS encoding T9SS type A sorting domain-containing protein has product MKSYSWIWLPMAFVLTILCHGLAATDNGNHFDKSWSADLTIYKGDQGKGLVAFAGTDIDQDGKKEFFVFDKVLGFTAWDAILCFEAVGDNNFKKVWEQKYAREVDDEGHGIALADLDEDNRQELLVCAEDRIFIYEWDGATFESGGGLPMQKTQEFFPIMDSASKARIRQLRVTNLDADPEVELFMGYYGRTGMYCAIASLPNKDLINPNWKDEYMDPFDPWRMGGLEIGDFDGDGNMEIFTSNFQDAPTTRLYESNGADTYHVKFTTLPENLVLIPTFDDAFANPVFHDFDGDGNKEFVLTDTHGKVFVITKAASNNFEDFGPTAWKYLLTMPDVQMGGFVRSGFLGDLDQDGKPDIYYNDFTAKGVLDLEYQGGPVDETSSWIGYKIYTGHSMLYGHVYPAGDLDGDGKGELVIAGTGNPTANLQIIESQDVTSVQNKNDIVSGYILRQNYPNPFNPSTEISYALPKSAAVQLDVISVLGQRVARLVDSVQTAGTYQVHFNASTLSAGVYLFRLTADEFIEQKKMVLLK; this is encoded by the coding sequence ATGAAATCCTACTCTTGGATTTGGCTGCCAATGGCCTTCGTCTTGACGATCCTTTGTCATGGCTTGGCAGCAACGGACAACGGCAATCATTTCGACAAGAGCTGGTCTGCGGACTTGACCATCTATAAGGGAGATCAGGGAAAAGGACTCGTCGCTTTCGCAGGAACCGACATCGATCAGGACGGAAAAAAAGAATTCTTCGTATTTGACAAAGTGCTTGGTTTCACGGCCTGGGATGCGATCCTTTGCTTTGAAGCGGTCGGCGACAACAATTTTAAAAAGGTTTGGGAACAGAAATATGCCAGGGAGGTCGATGATGAAGGTCATGGCATCGCCTTGGCGGATCTTGATGAAGACAACAGACAGGAATTGCTTGTTTGCGCTGAGGACCGGATTTTCATCTATGAATGGGATGGCGCAACTTTTGAATCGGGCGGCGGCCTGCCGATGCAGAAAACGCAAGAGTTTTTTCCGATCATGGATAGCGCCAGCAAAGCCCGCATTCGGCAGCTCCGAGTCACCAATCTGGACGCGGACCCTGAAGTTGAATTATTCATGGGCTATTATGGCAGAACGGGTATGTATTGCGCCATCGCTTCTTTGCCCAATAAGGATTTGATCAATCCGAATTGGAAAGATGAATATATGGATCCCTTTGATCCGTGGCGCATGGGCGGTTTGGAAATCGGCGATTTCGATGGCGATGGCAACATGGAAATATTCACCAGCAATTTCCAAGATGCACCGACTACGCGCTTGTATGAGAGCAACGGCGCGGATACCTATCATGTCAAATTCACCACCTTGCCGGAAAATTTGGTTCTTATCCCAACTTTTGACGATGCGTTTGCCAATCCGGTATTTCACGATTTTGATGGTGATGGCAACAAGGAGTTCGTCCTCACCGATACCCATGGCAAAGTTTTTGTCATCACTAAAGCCGCTTCGAACAATTTCGAAGATTTTGGCCCGACGGCGTGGAAATATCTACTGACCATGCCGGATGTGCAGATGGGTGGATTTGTCCGCAGCGGATTTTTAGGGGATTTGGATCAGGATGGCAAACCGGATATCTATTATAACGATTTCACCGCCAAGGGCGTGCTTGATCTGGAATATCAGGGGGGACCTGTAGACGAAACCAGCAGCTGGATCGGCTACAAGATTTATACCGGACATAGCATGCTTTATGGACATGTCTATCCGGCAGGCGATCTGGACGGTGACGGCAAGGGCGAACTCGTCATCGCTGGTACCGGCAACCCGACAGCTAATCTTCAGATTATTGAAAGTCAGGATGTCACCTCGGTCCAAAATAAAAACGATATAGTCTCGGGCTATATTTTACGACAGAATTATCCTAATCCGTTCAATCCAAGCACAGAGATTTCATACGCATTGCCGAAATCCGCTGCAGTTCAGCTCGATGTGATTTCCGTTTTAGGACAAAGAGTAGCAAGGCTGGTCGATTCAGTGCAAACCGCCGGAACGTATCAAGTGCATTTTAATGCCAGTACCCTTTCTGCAGGAGTTTATCTTTTTCGTTTAACCGCGGATGAATTTATTGAGCAGAAAAAGATGGTTTTATTGAAATAA
- a CDS encoding T9SS type A sorting domain-containing protein, which yields MKQLLFIVLYIISLVGVNLAQDVPLFIKTESATIGLPKVLVDRWGCSAADIDRNGWPDLFNNKWRGRLDSEIYMNYNGVFTDIYGNSPELRAAEWEGNATRTPVLVDFDNDGDRDLMIGFDYSHHMFRNDNNVFVNITQQLGLINKVPGFVTTYGYEQSAWIDWDNDGDLDCLVAQTNNPNFLFYRNDGDKFVDIAAQVGLTGANEMGSDGDRGFNTTRMQWIDWDLDGDPDLSAGWKLFRNDGGHLTEVSAAVGFLPFHRIRFFDWFDYDLDGDFDFFLCGYEDRDEVWRNDNGTFVNATQETMLDLFTDNGQASLNVGDFDNDGDQDCFMSINDHEDIEAMLLNEEEGGVRSFISIAQFAGFADLIGDRKGAAILDYDMDGLLDILSPSLDYGTLVYHNTGLTPPNNWIGFDLWGSKSNKDALGSLVTLYAGGKKQIRYTKAAQCWKMQDNPYVHFGIGKAAAIDSLVIRWPRGDVETFTNLEINQYHKIVELASTAVEKKKRQAPSRFNLEQNYPNPFNPSTTIVYELEQAQEVSVTVFNLFGEEIAKLVDQKQAAGLHRVVWNGMDQQGRPAPAGLYLYQLRTGQATLSRKMVLVQ from the coding sequence ATGAAACAATTGCTATTTATCGTTCTCTATATCATCAGTTTGGTCGGCGTGAACTTGGCGCAGGACGTACCGCTTTTTATCAAAACCGAATCAGCAACGATCGGCTTGCCAAAGGTGCTGGTGGATCGATGGGGCTGCAGCGCTGCGGATATCGACCGCAACGGTTGGCCCGATCTGTTCAACAACAAATGGCGCGGCCGGCTGGACAGCGAGATCTATATGAACTATAACGGCGTTTTCACCGACATCTATGGCAATTCGCCGGAGCTGCGCGCAGCAGAATGGGAAGGAAACGCCACCCGTACGCCGGTCCTGGTGGATTTCGACAACGACGGCGACCGTGATTTGATGATCGGCTTTGATTATTCTCATCACATGTTCCGCAACGACAACAACGTTTTCGTCAACATCACCCAGCAACTTGGCTTGATCAACAAAGTGCCCGGCTTTGTCACCACGTACGGGTATGAACAGAGCGCCTGGATCGATTGGGATAACGACGGCGACCTCGATTGCCTGGTGGCACAGACCAATAATCCCAACTTTCTCTTTTACCGCAACGACGGGGATAAATTCGTCGACATCGCCGCGCAGGTGGGGCTGACCGGGGCTAACGAGATGGGCTCAGACGGTGACCGCGGCTTCAACACCACCCGCATGCAGTGGATCGATTGGGACCTGGACGGCGATCCGGATCTATCAGCCGGATGGAAACTGTTCCGCAACGACGGCGGTCATCTGACCGAAGTATCCGCAGCCGTCGGCTTTCTGCCCTTCCATCGCATCCGCTTCTTCGATTGGTTTGACTATGATCTGGACGGCGATTTTGATTTTTTTCTCTGCGGCTATGAAGACCGCGATGAAGTGTGGAGAAACGACAACGGCACGTTCGTCAACGCCACCCAGGAAACCATGCTGGATTTGTTCACCGACAACGGGCAGGCCTCGCTCAACGTCGGCGATTTCGACAACGACGGCGACCAGGATTGTTTTATGTCGATCAACGACCATGAGGACATCGAGGCCATGCTGCTGAACGAGGAAGAAGGCGGCGTGCGCAGCTTTATCTCGATCGCCCAGTTCGCCGGGTTCGCCGATCTCATCGGCGACCGCAAAGGCGCGGCCATTCTGGATTATGACATGGATGGCCTGTTGGATATTCTTTCCCCTTCACTGGACTATGGGACGTTGGTGTATCACAACACCGGATTGACGCCCCCCAATAACTGGATCGGCTTTGATCTCTGGGGCTCCAAGTCCAACAAGGACGCTCTGGGCAGCCTGGTCACACTCTACGCCGGAGGTAAAAAGCAGATCCGCTACACCAAAGCCGCCCAGTGCTGGAAAATGCAGGACAACCCCTACGTGCATTTCGGCATTGGCAAAGCGGCGGCGATCGATTCGCTGGTGATCCGCTGGCCGCGGGGGGATGTTGAGACGTTTACGAACCTGGAGATCAATCAGTATCATAAAATTGTGGAACTGGCTTCCACTGCGGTGGAAAAAAAGAAGCGGCAGGCGCCCAGCCGATTCAACCTTGAGCAGAACTATCCCAATCCGTTCAACCCCTCCACCACCATCGTCTATGAGCTGGAGCAGGCGCAAGAGGTGTCGGTGACGGTTTTCAACCTGTTCGGAGAGGAGATCGCTAAACTGGTCGATCAGAAACAGGCAGCGGGTCTGCACCGGGTGGTGTGGAACGGCATGGATCAACAGGGTCGTCCGGCGCCTGCCGGCCTGTACCTCTATCAATTGCGCACCGGTCAAGCCACCCTGAGCCGGAAGATGGTACTGGTGCAATAG